A single Thermoanaerobacterium sp. RBIITD DNA region contains:
- a CDS encoding radical SAM protein: MNYKKIIKEYLSDNKIEFDTDNSFTKIIIITDKQDKWFYFAKRVNENNKIINVKSADKEHIEVIFDKKNKSAYQRFYNALLKKYYTVAPKLKYFSVLIKPTHRCNLDCKYCYDKPYRERIKNDMSFITLDRIFKLLSEYTERLQLIWHGGEPTMVGIQWYIKAYEEVISKYPMLEIDSYIMSNGINYNEKWFNIFKQYKISPGMSYNAMYQEKLRVSNQKNQNSEADKKINQKLEDILKLSSEIGPKIGTIDVITKENYKDQIQIYEYYKKIGISTSMNMVFHTKQTEKNDLELSPEKYEKEFIKYFKYWLYDKNGTYERSAAEMLSIVIGDMNGATCRNHDCRYHWIGINPLGEIYPCDRYYPEKYKMTTVFDINSIDEAFNTKGYETFVKEIQQRFDTTCKKCGYWFACHGSCNASAIESTGSAAGVEKNYCEFFRRAYNDVYDILRDVDIIHDENLNPYARDIMINKGFYSVKDIYDVLEELGRNITLTYDKNDLLNCSEYKVFRGINFMTDTGTKYSFHVDIIKSQKTKDIKVNEQKRKEDLIKYLMEVAKDAYNDRVSEFCSNGSV; the protein is encoded by the coding sequence ATGAATTATAAAAAAATAATAAAAGAATACCTATCTGACAATAAAATAGAGTTTGACACAGATAATAGTTTTACAAAAATAATAATTATAACAGATAAACAAGATAAATGGTTCTATTTTGCAAAACGTGTAAATGAAAATAATAAAATTATAAATGTTAAAAGTGCAGATAAAGAACATATTGAAGTAATATTTGATAAGAAGAACAAGAGTGCATATCAGCGGTTTTACAATGCACTTTTAAAAAAATATTACACTGTTGCGCCAAAATTAAAATATTTTTCAGTTTTGATAAAACCTACGCACCGATGTAATCTTGACTGCAAATACTGTTATGATAAACCTTACAGAGAGAGAATAAAAAATGACATGTCATTTATAACATTAGACAGGATATTTAAACTTTTGTCAGAATACACAGAACGATTGCAGCTTATTTGGCATGGTGGAGAGCCTACTATGGTTGGTATACAGTGGTATATAAAAGCTTATGAAGAAGTAATATCAAAATATCCGATGCTTGAAATAGATTCTTATATAATGTCTAATGGTATCAATTATAATGAAAAATGGTTTAACATTTTTAAGCAATATAAGATTTCTCCTGGTATGTCTTACAATGCAATGTATCAAGAAAAATTAAGAGTATCGAATCAGAAAAATCAAAATTCAGAAGCTGATAAAAAAATAAATCAAAAGTTGGAAGATATATTAAAACTTTCTTCTGAAATTGGTCCTAAAATAGGTACAATAGATGTAATAACAAAAGAAAATTATAAGGATCAAATTCAAATATATGAATACTATAAAAAAATTGGCATTAGTACCAGTATGAATATGGTATTTCATACAAAACAGACAGAAAAAAATGATCTAGAATTATCGCCTGAAAAATATGAAAAGGAATTTATAAAGTATTTTAAATACTGGCTGTATGATAAAAATGGTACTTATGAACGTTCCGCTGCTGAAATGCTTTCAATTGTTATTGGCGATATGAATGGCGCAACTTGCAGAAACCACGATTGCCGTTATCATTGGATAGGTATAAATCCATTAGGAGAAATTTATCCTTGTGACAGATACTATCCTGAAAAATATAAAATGACTACAGTATTTGATATAAATAGTATTGATGAAGCATTTAACACTAAAGGCTATGAAACTTTTGTAAAAGAAATACAACAGCGTTTTGATACAACTTGCAAAAAGTGCGGTTATTGGTTTGCCTGTCATGGAAGTTGTAATGCTTCTGCTATCGAGTCTACTGGAAGTGCTGCTGGAGTTGAAAAAAACTATTGTGAGTTTTTTAGGCGTGCATATAATGATGTCTATGATATTTTAAGAGATGTGGATATAATACACGATGAAAACCTAAATCCCTATGCAAGAGATATTATGATAAATAAAGGATTTTATAGCGTTAAGGATATTTATGATGTATTAGAAGAACTTGGCAGGAATATCACATTAACATATGATAAAAATGATCTTTTAAATTGTTCTGAATATAAAGTTTTTAGAGGCATTAATTTTATGACAGATACAGGTACAAAGTATAGTTTTCATGTTGATATTATTAAATCGCAGAAAACTAAAGATATAAAAGTTAATGAACAAAAGCGAAAGGAGGACTTGATAAAATATTTGATGGAGGTGGCAAAAGATGCCTATAATGACCGAGTTTCAGAATTTTGCAGTAATGGCAGTGTTTGA
- a CDS encoding stalk domain-containing protein, whose translation MRRIIIISLFILSIIIFSFAYAESNGQKTSNSITTPVSVSDLLLNKVAGYPDIKIYKSNIKIYIENKLVDFEKIYGASLISINGRIMLPARAFTYYNDGIMSNSDGTPHNSTYVQYYPDVQFKTDMPKMMRTDGIKSGTWIMLQYNVPNSEYEYHANMIQNFQCATSYYQKHGNGFEISHKTYKMDIPPLVTDIDGGTTYLPLRVQAYLFGFGVKYDAQNNAVYISKDIPQEFGDGIELLKNDPQYQDQYVGENVNMYMNYGTYLQNGQIKNIPIWDGK comes from the coding sequence ATGAGAAGAATAATAATTATTTCACTTTTTATTTTATCAATCATAATTTTTTCATTTGCTTATGCGGAAAGTAACGGTCAAAAAACTTCTAATTCTATTACAACACCTGTTAGTGTATCGGATTTACTTCTTAATAAAGTTGCAGGATATCCTGATATAAAAATTTATAAGTCCAATATTAAAATATATATTGAAAATAAACTGGTTGATTTTGAAAAGATTTATGGTGCATCTCTAATAAGTATTAATGGAAGAATAATGCTTCCTGCAAGAGCATTTACTTATTATAATGACGGCATAATGAGTAATTCGGATGGTACACCACATAATTCAACGTATGTTCAATACTATCCAGACGTACAATTTAAAACAGATATGCCTAAGATGATGAGAACAGATGGTATAAAAAGCGGTACATGGATTATGTTGCAATATAATGTACCTAATTCAGAATATGAATATCATGCTAATATGATACAAAACTTTCAGTGTGCAACGTCTTATTACCAAAAACATGGCAATGGATTTGAGATTTCTCATAAAACATACAAAATGGATATTCCTCCTTTAGTAACTGATATAGATGGTGGAACAACATATTTACCATTAAGAGTGCAAGCATATTTATTTGGTTTTGGTGTTAAGTATGATGCACAGAATAATGCAGTTTATATAAGTAAAGATATACCACAGGAATTTGGAGATGGCATAGAACTATTAAAAAATGATCCACAATATCAAGATCAGTATGTTGGTGAGAATGTCAATATGTATATGAATTATGGTACTTATCTTCAAAACGGTCAAATAAAAAATATTCCAATATGGGACGGAAAGTAA